One window from the genome of Candidatus Effluviviaceae Genus V sp. encodes:
- a CDS encoding glycosyltransferase, translated as MKVLAANKYYFVKGGAERYFFELSRILAEHGHEIVPFAMDDERNEATPWSRYFVSHEPFENGTPVLGRLAAAGRVLYSWEARRKIERLVDRTEPDVAHLHNIAHQLSPSILHGLASRGVPIVQTLHDYKLVCPNYQMFVDGATCERCETFRYYRAIAHRCMRGSLLASTLVALEAYVHRIMGTYLENVDLFIAPSRSLRDRMIAHGVPGEQIVHMPYSIALDEYEPRHEPQNYGVCFGRLSGGKGLRTLVEALRKVPELPFRIVGSGPMREELERLAAGLDHVEFTGYMTGERLHRVVADALFAVVPSECYENSPLAVYESFALGTPVIGSTIGGIPELVTHGECGLHFPTGDAEALAEAMRDLSADRGRAVEMGRAARRRVETEYGPARHYELITSIYERVTQ; from the coding sequence GACGACGAGCGGAACGAGGCGACGCCGTGGAGCAGGTACTTCGTCTCACACGAGCCTTTCGAGAACGGGACCCCGGTCCTCGGCAGGCTTGCGGCCGCGGGGCGCGTGCTCTACTCCTGGGAGGCGAGACGGAAGATCGAGCGGCTCGTGGACCGGACGGAGCCGGATGTCGCGCACCTGCACAACATCGCGCACCAGCTTTCGCCGTCGATTCTCCACGGGCTGGCGTCACGCGGCGTCCCGATCGTTCAGACGCTGCACGACTACAAGCTCGTCTGTCCCAACTACCAGATGTTCGTCGACGGGGCCACGTGTGAGCGCTGCGAGACGTTCAGATACTACCGGGCCATCGCGCACCGGTGCATGCGGGGAAGCCTGCTGGCGAGCACCCTGGTGGCTCTGGAGGCATACGTCCACCGGATCATGGGGACGTACCTCGAGAACGTCGACCTTTTCATCGCGCCGTCGCGGTCGCTGCGCGACCGTATGATCGCGCACGGCGTGCCGGGCGAGCAGATCGTCCACATGCCGTACTCGATAGCGCTCGACGAGTACGAGCCGCGTCATGAGCCGCAGAACTACGGAGTCTGTTTCGGCCGCCTGTCCGGCGGAAAGGGCCTGCGCACGCTGGTCGAGGCGCTCAGGAAGGTCCCGGAGCTTCCGTTCAGGATCGTCGGCAGCGGCCCGATGAGGGAGGAACTCGAGCGACTGGCCGCCGGTCTCGACCATGTCGAGTTCACCGGGTACATGACAGGAGAGCGGCTCCATCGTGTCGTTGCGGACGCCCTCTTCGCGGTCGTGCCCTCGGAGTGCTACGAGAACTCGCCGCTCGCGGTCTACGAGTCGTTCGCCCTGGGCACGCCGGTCATCGGCTCGACGATCGGCGGCATTCCGGAGCTCGTGACGCACGGCGAGTGCGGGCTCCACTTTCCCACGGGCGACGCGGAGGCCCTGGCGGAGGCGATGCGCGACCTCTCGGCCGACAGGGGCCGTGCGGTCGAGATGGGGCGCGCAGCGCGCAGAAGGGTCGAGACGGAGTACGGACCGGCCCGTCACTACGAACTGATCACCTCGATCTACGAGAGGGTCACACAGTGA
- a CDS encoding glycosyltransferase has product MLGQKGIPATFGGIERHVEELATRLVERGHEVTVYCRPYYTKIRGDYRGVRLVVLPSIRTKHLDTATHCAACMPHILSEDYDIVHLHALGPSLFAGMSKWAGAKSVVTVHGLDWQREKWGDFATWILKRCEYTSVWFPNRTIVVSKALREYFNQSRGVTVTYIPNGTVLPHVREPEKIRELGIEPGRYVLFVGRLVPEKGCHYLLDAWRNVDSDLELIIAGGTSFSTDYVEKLHEMGDERTRFLGYVYGDVLDELYSNARVFVLPSDIEGLPIALLEAMSFGNCCLTSDIPENLEVIGDCGATFRKGDVADLSNKLQRLLGNSESCHAMGDRARRHVLETYDWDGVTLHTEAIYYTMLRGF; this is encoded by the coding sequence ATGCTCGGACAGAAAGGCATCCCCGCGACCTTCGGCGGCATCGAGCGCCACGTCGAGGAGCTGGCCACACGACTCGTGGAGCGCGGGCACGAGGTGACTGTCTACTGCAGACCGTACTACACGAAGATCCGCGGAGACTACCGCGGTGTCCGCCTCGTCGTCCTCCCGAGCATTCGAACGAAGCACCTCGACACGGCGACGCACTGCGCCGCGTGCATGCCTCACATCCTCTCGGAGGACTACGACATCGTCCATCTCCACGCGCTCGGCCCGTCGCTCTTCGCCGGCATGTCGAAGTGGGCTGGAGCGAAGAGCGTCGTGACCGTGCACGGTCTCGACTGGCAGAGGGAGAAGTGGGGCGACTTCGCGACCTGGATACTCAAGCGGTGCGAGTACACGTCGGTCTGGTTCCCGAACAGGACGATCGTCGTGTCGAAGGCCCTGCGTGAGTACTTCAATCAGTCGCGGGGCGTGACCGTGACCTACATCCCGAACGGCACCGTGCTGCCGCACGTCCGCGAGCCGGAGAAGATCAGGGAACTCGGGATTGAGCCGGGCAGGTACGTCCTCTTCGTCGGCCGCCTCGTCCCGGAGAAGGGATGTCACTATCTTCTGGACGCGTGGAGGAACGTCGACTCGGATCTCGAACTCATCATCGCGGGCGGAACCAGCTTCTCGACCGACTACGTTGAGAAGCTCCACGAGATGGGCGACGAACGGACGCGGTTCCTCGGATACGTCTACGGCGACGTTCTCGACGAGCTCTACTCCAACGCGCGTGTCTTCGTACTGCCGTCCGACATCGAGGGACTGCCGATCGCACTGCTCGAGGCCATGAGCTTCGGGAACTGCTGTCTGACGAGCGACATTCCGGAGAACCTCGAGGTCATCGGCGACTGTGGGGCCACCTTCCGGAAGGGAGACGTCGCGGACCTCTCGAACAAGCTCCAGCGGCTTCTCGGGAACTCGGAGAGCTGCCACGCGATGGGCGACCGGGCGCGGCGCCACGTGCTCGAGACGTACGACTGGGACGGTGTCACGCTGCACACCGAGGCCATCTACTACACGATGCTCCGGGGCTTCTAG